DNA sequence from the Fuscovulum ytuae genome:
CCGTGCATCCGCGCGCCTTCCAGCACGAGGAAGCCGCGCAGGCGTTTGCCGCCCCGCAGGGCATAGCGCATGGCGTGGATCACGGGCTGATCGGCGCGATGGGCCAGCGTGGCCATCAGATGCGCCTCGATCCGGGCGGCATCCTGCGTCAGGGTTTCGGGAAAGGTCACATCCCCTCCGCCGGGGTGGTGCCGGTGGCGCGGCCTTCCTGCGCACGGATGAGTTCGACCTTTTCCTCGGCGGCCTTGAGCTTGTCCGAGCAATGCACCTTCAGGGCCGCGCCGCGTTCATAAAGCGCGATGGATTCCTCCAACGCGACCTCGCCACGTTCAAGCTGAGTCACGACCTGCTCCAGCGCGGCCATCGCCTCTTCGAAGGTCATTTCGGATACGGGTTTTGTCGTCATCTGCCACGTTCCTCCAACACGCCAACATGCGCGGCCACCGAGGCCTGAAGCGCAGGAAGATCATATCCGCCTTCAAGTGTCGAGACGATGCGGCCATGCGCATGGGCATCCGCAATGTCGCAGAGGCGGTGGGTGAGCCAAGCGTAATCCTCGGTCTTCCAGTTCAGCGCGGCAAGGGGGTCATCCTCATGCGCGTCGAACCCGGCAGAGATCAGGATGAATTCGGGCGCATATGCCTCCAACGCGGGAAGGATATGGGTGTCATAGGCCGCACGCATCGCGGCGCTGCCGGTCTCAGGGCGCAGGGGGTGGTTCAGGATATTCCCGTGGGCGCCGCATTCCGACGCGCTGCCCGTGCCGGGATAAAGTGGCATCTGATGGGTCGAGGCAAAGAGGATGCGCGGTTCGTCCCACAAAAGGTCTTGCGTGCCATTGCCGTGATGAACGTCGAAATCAACAATCGCCACGCGCGACAGGCCGTGATGATCCAACAGCCGCTTGGCCGCGATGGCAACGGTACCAAAAAGGCAGAACCCCATGGCCGTTTCCGTTTCCGCATGATGCCCCGGCGGGCGGGCGGCGACAAAGGCATTCTGCGCCTGACCCGCCATGACCGCATCGACCGCCGCCGCGATCCCCCCCACGGCGCGCAGGGCGGCGTTCAGCGATCCGGGCGACAGGATCGTATCCCCGTCCAGTGCAACCCAACCCGTTGTCGGCACGGCGCGGCGCACCTTGGCCAGATAGGCGGAGGGATGGCAGCGCAGCACCTCATCCGCTGCCGCAAGCGGTGCCTCTTCGCGGGTTACCGGCAAAGCGGCAAGGCCACGCTCTACCGCATGCAGACGGTCCACGCATTCTGGATGGCCGGGGGGCGTTACATGGGTCATGCAGTCGAGATGCGCATAGACGATGGTTGCCAAAGGACCAGCCTCCTTCATCTTGGCGAAAAATACTCTGGGGTCCGGGGCAAAGCCCCGGGTGCGTCCACCCCTCAGTCCGGTTGCAGCATATAGCCTTCGCCGCGCACGGTTTGCAGGTAACGGGGTTGGCGGGGATCATCCTCGATCTTGCGGCGCAGGCGGGTGATCTGCACATCGACGGCGCGTTCCTGTGCCCCCTCTTCGCCGCCGCGGCCAAGGTCGCCCACCAGTCGCTCACGCGGGATGGGCTGGCCGGGTTGCGCCGCAAAAAGGCGCATCAGGGCAGATTCGGTTGCCGTCAGGCGAACAAGATCGGGGCCGCGCCACAATTCGCCCCGGTCCATGTCATAGCGCACGGCCCCCATATGCAGCACTTTCGGCGCCGGCGGCGCAGGCTGTGCCTGCGGCACCCGGCGCAGAATGGCGTTGATCCGCAGCAGCAATTCCTTCGGCTCAAACGGTTTTGCAAGGTAATCATCGGCCCCCGCCTCGAACCCTTCGATGCGGTTTTGGGTTTCGCCGCGGGCTGTAAGCAGCAGGATCGGCACGGCATTTTTGGCTCGCAATTCGCGCGTCAGACTGATGCCATCCTCGCCGGGCATCATCACATCCAGCACGATCATATCGAATTCCAGCCCGGCCAGCAGGCGGCGGGCCTGCGCGGAGTCGCGCGCGACAGTCACCAGAAAGCCGTTGCGCATCAGGAATTTCTGCAACAGGCCGCGAATGCGTTCGTCGTCATCGACGACCAGAAGATGGGCTTGCGGTTCGGTCATTTCTCTCCCTCGCGGAGGGATTGATACTGCCTGCGCATTTCCGGGTCCATCATCGCCTCAAGCACGGTGCGAAAGCCTTGCACGGCGGCAGGGCCTGCGGCGCGGTAGGCGGCGCGCATGCGGGCGCGCTGCGCATCGGAAAGCTGGCGTTCCAAATCCTGCCCTTTCGGTGTCAGGAAAAGGTTGCGTTCGCGCTTGTCGGATTTGCCAACGCGCGCCTCAACCAGACCATCGTCGATCAGGCTGCGCAGCACGCGGTTCAGGCTTTGCTTTGTCACACCAAGAATGGCGAGAAGGTTCGAAACGGTGGTGCCGGGCGAGCGGTGGATGAAATGGATCGCGC
Encoded proteins:
- a CDS encoding response regulator, encoding MTEPQAHLLVVDDDERIRGLLQKFLMRNGFLVTVARDSAQARRLLAGLEFDMIVLDVMMPGEDGISLTRELRAKNAVPILLLTARGETQNRIEGFEAGADDYLAKPFEPKELLLRINAILRRVPQAQPAPPAPKVLHMGAVRYDMDRGELWRGPDLVRLTATESALMRLFAAQPGQPIPRERLVGDLGRGGEEGAQERAVDVQITRLRRKIEDDPRQPRYLQTVRGEGYMLQPD
- a CDS encoding MarR family winged helix-turn-helix transcriptional regulator, producing MAEGNTGGESLLFLTDEQLRKGIEAMFFAYRGFTADPDRILETMDYGRAHHRAIHFIHRSPGTTVSNLLAILGVTKQSLNRVLRSLIDDGLVEARVGKSDKRERNLFLTPKGQDLERQLSDAQRARMRAAYRAAGPAAVQGFRTVLEAMMDPEMRRQYQSLREGEK
- a CDS encoding exodeoxyribonuclease VII small subunit, with the translated sequence MTTKPVSEMTFEEAMAALEQVVTQLERGEVALEESIALYERGAALKVHCSDKLKAAEEKVELIRAQEGRATGTTPAEGM
- a CDS encoding histone deacetylase family protein, whose translation is MATIVYAHLDCMTHVTPPGHPECVDRLHAVERGLAALPVTREEAPLAAADEVLRCHPSAYLAKVRRAVPTTGWVALDGDTILSPGSLNAALRAVGGIAAAVDAVMAGQAQNAFVAARPPGHHAETETAMGFCLFGTVAIAAKRLLDHHGLSRVAIVDFDVHHGNGTQDLLWDEPRILFASTHQMPLYPGTGSASECGAHGNILNHPLRPETGSAAMRAAYDTHILPALEAYAPEFILISAGFDAHEDDPLAALNWKTEDYAWLTHRLCDIADAHAHGRIVSTLEGGYDLPALQASVAAHVGVLEERGR